Proteins co-encoded in one Paraburkholderia terrae genomic window:
- the tal gene encoding transaldolase, with the protein MTTALDQLKQYTTVVADTGDFQQLAQYKPQDATTNPSLVLKAVQKDEYKPLLEKTVRDHASKPVSTIIDNLLIAFGTEILKIVPGRVSTEVDARLSFDTKASIEKGHELIKMYEAKGIGRERVLIKLASTWEGIRAAEVLQKDGIRCNMTLLFSLAQAVAAAEAGAQLISPFVGRIYDWYKKNAGSNWDEARDGGANDPGVQSVRRIYAYYKKFGYKTEVMGASFRTTSQILELAGCDLLTISPDLLQKLQDSTDKVERKLVPEASKDADIARVPTDEASFRFLVNDEAMATEKLSEGIRVFAADAVKLEKVIEGLR; encoded by the coding sequence ATGACAACTGCACTCGATCAACTCAAGCAATACACCACGGTCGTCGCGGACACCGGCGACTTCCAGCAACTCGCGCAATACAAGCCGCAGGACGCGACGACGAACCCGTCGCTGGTCCTGAAGGCCGTGCAGAAGGACGAGTACAAGCCGCTGCTCGAAAAGACCGTGCGCGATCATGCGTCGAAGCCCGTCAGCACGATCATCGACAACCTGCTGATCGCCTTCGGCACCGAAATCCTCAAGATCGTGCCGGGCCGCGTATCGACGGAAGTCGACGCCCGTTTGTCGTTCGACACGAAGGCGTCGATCGAGAAAGGACATGAACTCATCAAGATGTACGAGGCGAAGGGTATCGGCCGCGAGCGCGTGCTGATCAAGCTTGCTTCGACGTGGGAAGGCATCCGCGCCGCCGAAGTGCTGCAGAAGGACGGCATCCGCTGCAACATGACGCTGCTGTTCTCGCTGGCGCAGGCTGTCGCCGCCGCGGAAGCGGGCGCGCAACTGATTTCGCCGTTCGTCGGCCGCATCTACGACTGGTACAAGAAGAACGCCGGCAGCAACTGGGACGAAGCGCGCGACGGCGGCGCGAACGATCCGGGCGTGCAATCGGTGCGCCGCATCTACGCGTACTACAAGAAGTTCGGCTACAAGACGGAAGTGATGGGCGCGAGCTTCCGCACCACGAGCCAGATTCTCGAACTGGCCGGCTGCGATCTGCTGACCATCAGCCCCGATCTGCTGCAAAAGCTGCAGGACAGCACCGACAAGGTCGAGCGCAAGCTGGTGCCGGAAGCGTCCAAAGACGCCGACATTGCCCGCGTGCCGACGGACGAAGCGTCATTCCGCTTCCTCGTCAACGACGAGGCAATGGCCACCGAGAAGCTCTCCGAAGGCATTCGCGTATTTGCTGCGGATGCCGTCAAGCTCGAGAAGGTGATCGAAGGTCTGCGTTAA
- a CDS encoding vWA domain-containing protein yields MLIDFFYTLRAAKLPVSVKEYLTLLEALKESVIQPSLDEFYYLARMTLVKDEQYFDKFDQAFGAYFNGVAQKADLALDVPLDWLKKKLQRDLSPEEKAQIEKMGGLDKLMERLKELLDEQKGRHEGGNKWIGTGGTSPFGNGGYNPEGIRIGGESSGSRTATKVWDQRAYRDYDDQVEIGTRNIKVALRRLRRFAREGAAEELDLPDTIRSTAANAGWLDLKMVPERHNNVKVLMLLDVGGSMDDHIKRTEELFSATKAEFKHLEFYYFHNCVYDFLWKNNRRRHVERMATWDVLHKFTPDYKLIFVGDATMSPYEVLQAGGSVEYNNAEAGAVWLRRLADHFPHHAWLNPEPEGLWEYRQSVSVIREVLGHRMYPLTLAGLETAMRTLSK; encoded by the coding sequence ATGCTGATCGACTTTTTCTACACGCTGCGCGCCGCGAAGCTGCCCGTTTCCGTGAAGGAATACCTGACGCTGCTCGAAGCGTTGAAGGAAAGCGTGATCCAGCCGTCGCTGGACGAGTTCTACTACCTCGCGCGCATGACGCTCGTGAAAGACGAGCAGTATTTCGACAAGTTCGATCAGGCGTTCGGCGCGTATTTCAACGGCGTTGCACAGAAGGCCGATCTCGCGCTGGACGTGCCGCTCGACTGGCTGAAAAAGAAGCTGCAACGCGATCTCAGCCCAGAAGAGAAAGCGCAGATCGAAAAGATGGGCGGCCTCGACAAGCTGATGGAGCGCCTGAAGGAACTGCTCGACGAGCAGAAAGGCCGTCACGAAGGCGGCAACAAATGGATCGGCACGGGCGGCACGTCGCCGTTCGGCAATGGCGGCTACAACCCGGAAGGCATCCGCATCGGCGGCGAATCGTCGGGCAGCCGGACGGCCACCAAGGTGTGGGACCAGCGCGCCTACCGCGACTACGACGATCAGGTCGAAATCGGCACACGCAACATCAAGGTCGCGCTGCGCCGCCTCCGGCGTTTCGCGCGTGAAGGCGCCGCCGAAGAACTCGATCTGCCCGACACGATCCGCAGCACGGCCGCGAACGCTGGCTGGCTCGACCTCAAGATGGTCCCCGAGCGGCACAACAACGTGAAGGTGCTGATGCTGCTCGACGTCGGCGGATCGATGGACGATCACATCAAGCGCACGGAAGAGCTGTTCTCGGCCACGAAAGCCGAGTTCAAGCACCTCGAGTTCTACTACTTCCACAACTGCGTCTACGATTTCCTGTGGAAGAACAACCGCCGCCGCCATGTCGAGCGGATGGCGACGTGGGACGTGCTGCACAAGTTCACACCCGACTACAAGCTGATCTTCGTCGGCGACGCGACGATGAGCCCCTACGAAGTCCTCCAGGCGGGCGGTTCGGTCGAATACAACAACGCCGAAGCGGGCGCCGTGTGGCTGCGGCGGCTCGCCGACCATTTCCCGCATCACGCGTGGCTGAACCCGGAACCGGAAGGCTTGTGGGAATACCGGCAGTCGGTTTCGGTTATACGTGAAGTACTCGGCCACCGGATGTATCCGCTCACGCTCGCCGGCCTCGAAACGGCGATGCGCACGCTAAGCAAGTAA
- a CDS encoding c-type cytochrome produces the protein MKKHPHALHTVVKAACATLALAGFVVASNAHAADAANGKALSDSHNCAACHGPNLNKPVTPEYPKLAGQHADYVYWALRQYQMGTGNPHLGRNNAIMQAQVQSLSPSDMKDIAAYIESLDGDLVQKK, from the coding sequence ATGAAGAAGCATCCCCACGCACTTCATACGGTGGTCAAGGCTGCATGCGCGACGCTCGCGCTGGCCGGTTTTGTCGTCGCATCGAACGCGCACGCGGCGGATGCCGCCAACGGCAAGGCGCTCTCGGACAGCCATAACTGCGCGGCCTGCCACGGCCCGAATCTGAACAAGCCCGTGACGCCCGAATATCCGAAGCTCGCCGGTCAGCACGCGGATTACGTCTACTGGGCGCTGCGCCAGTATCAGATGGGCACGGGCAACCCGCACCTCGGCCGCAACAACGCGATCATGCAGGCGCAGGTGCAAAGCCTGTCGCCAAGCGACATGAAGGACATCGCCGCGTACATCGAATCGCTTGACGGCGACCTCGTGCAGAAGAAGTAA
- the rsxB gene encoding electron transport complex subunit RsxB, which translates to MTVTETKTLADLIEDLLPQTQCTKCGYPDCRAYALAIAQGEASYNQCPPGGAEGVARLAKLLGKPVIPLNLDHGIERARPVAVIDESLCIGCTLCMQACPVDAIVGAPKQMHTMVAALCTGCDLCVPPCPVDCIEMIPVTGDKTGWDAWSQPQADAARTRHDGRRARLAAEREAAEARAAAKRAAAVSASSPAPTAPVVGPAPTETIVAAAAAPVADAEAKKRAIIQAALERARAKKAENAAQGLGPRNTTDISAETQAQIDEAEARRRRLGIASDSSESNPKQDVDQPKKS; encoded by the coding sequence TTGACCGTGACAGAAACCAAAACACTCGCGGATCTCATCGAAGATCTGCTGCCCCAGACACAATGCACGAAGTGCGGCTATCCCGACTGCCGTGCTTACGCCTTAGCCATCGCGCAGGGCGAGGCCAGCTACAACCAGTGCCCGCCCGGCGGCGCGGAAGGCGTCGCGCGGCTCGCGAAGCTGCTCGGCAAGCCCGTGATTCCCCTCAATCTGGACCATGGCATCGAGCGGGCGCGGCCCGTCGCGGTCATCGACGAGAGCCTGTGTATCGGTTGCACGCTGTGCATGCAGGCTTGCCCTGTCGATGCAATCGTCGGCGCACCGAAGCAGATGCACACGATGGTCGCCGCACTATGCACGGGCTGTGACCTGTGCGTGCCGCCCTGCCCCGTCGACTGCATCGAGATGATCCCCGTCACGGGCGACAAGACAGGCTGGGATGCGTGGAGCCAGCCACAGGCCGACGCCGCGCGCACGCGTCACGACGGTCGCCGCGCGCGCCTCGCTGCGGAGCGCGAAGCGGCCGAGGCGCGCGCGGCAGCCAAACGCGCGGCGGCGGTGTCGGCGAGTTCGCCGGCCCCGACTGCGCCCGTTGTTGGCCCCGCCCCAACAGAAACGATAGTCGCAGCAGCCGCCGCGCCCGTCGCCGACGCCGAAGCGAAGAAACGCGCGATCATCCAGGCCGCGCTCGAACGCGCGCGCGCGAAGAAGGCGGAAAACGCCGCGCAAGGTCTCGGCCCCAGGAACACAACCGATATCAGTGCAGAAACGCAAGCGCAGATCGACGAAGCCGAGGCACGCCGTCGCCGGCTGGGCATTGCTAGCGACAGTTCCGAATCCAACCCCAAGCAAGACGTCGATCAACCTAAAAAGTCCTGA
- the nth gene encoding endonuclease III has protein sequence MNATKRRAIYETLQSLNPHPTTELEYSTPFELLIAVMLSAQATDVSVNKAMRRMFPVANTPQKVFDLGEEGVADYIKTIGLYRTKAKNVIATCRILLDQYGGEVPAEREALESLPGVGRKTANVVLNTAFGQPTIAVDTHIFRVANRTGLAPGKDVRAVELALEKFTPAEFLQDAHHWLILHGRYVCKARRPECWHCVIEPLCEFKPKTPPPDL, from the coding sequence ATGAACGCGACCAAACGACGTGCGATCTACGAGACGCTCCAGAGCCTGAACCCGCATCCGACGACCGAACTGGAATACTCGACACCGTTCGAGTTGCTGATCGCCGTGATGTTGTCCGCGCAAGCAACGGACGTCTCCGTGAACAAGGCGATGCGCCGGATGTTTCCCGTCGCCAACACGCCGCAGAAGGTGTTCGACCTCGGCGAGGAAGGTGTCGCCGACTACATCAAGACGATCGGCCTGTATCGCACGAAAGCGAAGAACGTGATCGCGACGTGCCGCATCCTGCTCGACCAGTACGGCGGCGAAGTGCCCGCCGAGCGGGAAGCACTCGAAAGTCTGCCGGGCGTCGGACGCAAGACGGCGAACGTCGTGCTGAACACGGCGTTCGGCCAGCCGACCATCGCCGTCGATACGCACATCTTTCGGGTTGCCAACCGAACGGGCCTTGCGCCAGGCAAGGACGTGCGCGCCGTCGAACTGGCGCTGGAAAAATTCACGCCCGCCGAGTTCCTGCAGGATGCGCATCACTGGCTGATTCTGCACGGGCGCTATGTGTGCAAGGCGCGCCGGCCGGAATGCTGGCATTGCGTGATCGAGCCGCTGTGCGAGTTCAAGCCGAAGACGCCGCCGCCTGATCTGTGA
- a CDS encoding AAA family ATPase, whose amino-acid sequence MRFEGSSQYVATDDLKLAVNAAMTLRRPLLIKGEPGTGKTMLAEEVAAALDMPLLQWHIKSTTKAQQGLYEYDAVSRLRDSQLGDERVKDIRNYIVKGVLWQAFESDEQSVLLIDEIDKADIEFPNDLLRELDRMEFYVYETRELVKAKHRPLVIITSNNEKELPDAFLRRCFFHYIKFPDPSTMQQIVEVHYPGIKQELLRAAMESFFELRNVSGLKKKPSTSELLDWLKLLLAEDIPPEALRSKDQKQIVPPLHGALLKNEQDVSLFERLVFMNRNNR is encoded by the coding sequence ATGCGTTTCGAAGGCTCATCGCAATACGTCGCCACCGACGACCTCAAGCTCGCGGTCAATGCCGCGATGACGCTCAGGCGGCCCCTGCTGATCAAAGGCGAGCCGGGCACGGGCAAGACGATGCTCGCAGAGGAAGTCGCAGCGGCCCTCGACATGCCGCTGTTGCAGTGGCACATCAAGTCCACCACGAAGGCACAGCAGGGTCTGTACGAATACGACGCCGTATCGCGCCTGCGCGATTCGCAGCTCGGCGACGAGCGCGTGAAAGACATTCGCAACTACATCGTCAAGGGCGTGCTGTGGCAGGCGTTCGAGTCGGATGAACAATCGGTGCTGCTGATCGACGAAATCGACAAGGCCGACATCGAGTTCCCGAACGACCTGCTGCGCGAACTCGACCGCATGGAGTTCTACGTGTACGAGACGCGCGAACTGGTGAAAGCGAAGCACCGCCCGCTCGTCATCATCACGTCGAACAACGAGAAGGAGCTGCCTGACGCGTTCCTGCGCCGCTGCTTCTTCCACTACATCAAGTTCCCCGATCCGTCGACGATGCAGCAGATCGTCGAAGTCCACTATCCGGGCATCAAGCAGGAATTGCTGCGCGCCGCGATGGAAAGCTTCTTCGAGCTGCGCAACGTGTCGGGGCTGAAGAAGAAACCGTCCACCTCCGAACTGCTCGACTGGCTCAAGCTGCTGCTCGCCGAAGACATTCCGCCCGAAGCGCTGCGCTCGAAGGATCAGAAGCAGATCGTGCCGCCGCTGCATGGCGCGCTGCTGAAGAACGAACAGGACGTGAGCCTGTTCGAGCGGCTCGTGTTCATGAACCGCAACAACCGCTGA
- a CDS encoding c-type cytochrome, with product MNKFVGKHVVVAAMSVAAGFAATLAATAQAADIVGDAKAGQGKVAMCIGCHGIPDYRTAYPEVYRVPMLGGQNRTYLENALHAYKKGDRHFDTMHAIAVTLTDQDIADIAAYYSVQTASSKNNPDK from the coding sequence ATGAACAAATTCGTTGGCAAACATGTCGTGGTCGCTGCCATGTCGGTGGCCGCGGGTTTTGCGGCAACTTTGGCGGCAACTGCGCAGGCAGCGGATATCGTGGGCGACGCCAAGGCGGGCCAGGGCAAGGTCGCGATGTGTATCGGCTGTCACGGTATTCCCGACTATCGTACGGCTTACCCCGAGGTGTACCGGGTGCCAATGCTGGGCGGCCAGAACCGGACCTACCTCGAAAACGCGTTGCACGCGTACAAGAAGGGCGACCGCCATTTCGACACGATGCATGCAATCGCTGTGACGCTGACCGACCAGGACATCGCCGACATCGCCGCCTATTACTCGGTGCAGACGGCCTCTTCGAAGAATAATCCCGACAAATGA
- a CDS encoding VOC family protein has translation MQVQPYLFFNGRCEEALKFYGEKLGAQVLFQMRFRDAPPNPQQPIRPGTEDKIMHASVKIGATELMASDGNCDDTPGSGTHTGYGLSITVDDPSQGEKTFNAICEGGNVVMSWQATFWSTGFGMVVDKFGVMWMVTNPHEGDKHAS, from the coding sequence ATGCAAGTCCAGCCCTATCTGTTTTTCAATGGCCGTTGTGAAGAAGCGCTGAAGTTCTACGGCGAGAAGCTCGGCGCACAAGTGCTGTTCCAGATGCGTTTCCGGGACGCGCCGCCGAACCCGCAGCAACCCATCCGCCCCGGCACCGAAGACAAGATCATGCATGCGTCGGTCAAGATCGGCGCGACGGAACTGATGGCGTCGGACGGCAACTGCGACGACACGCCCGGCTCCGGCACGCACACGGGCTATGGCCTGTCGATCACCGTCGACGATCCTTCGCAAGGCGAAAAGACCTTCAACGCGATTTGCGAAGGTGGCAATGTCGTGATGTCGTGGCAGGCGACTTTCTGGAGTACGGGCTTCGGCATGGTCGTCGACAAGTTCGGCGTGATGTGGATGGTCACCAACCCGCACGAAGGCGACAAGCACGCAAGCTGA
- a CDS encoding benzoate/H(+) symporter BenE family transporter, whose protein sequence is MTSSSPDLSPAARTPLRPFADTSLSALVAGFVAMMTGYTSSLVLMFQAGRAAHLTDAQISSWIWALSMGMALCTIGLSLRFRAPIVVAWSTPGAALLVSSLPHVAYPEAIGAFVVCALLLTLIGLTGWFDTLMKRIPAGIAAALLAGILFEIGIEIFRAAQFQTALVLAMFFTYLVIKRFAPRYAIPATLVVGTAVAGALGLLDFSRFHVAFAVPVLTLPAFSLSAVISIGIPLFVVAMASQNVPGIAVLRADGYQTPSAPLIATTGAASLLLAPFGSHGVNLAAITAAICTGREAHEDRNKRYMAAVWCGVFYLIAGIFGATIAALFGSLPKALVVSVAALALFGSIMSGLTNAMQDARQREAALVTFMVTASGLTLLSIGSAFWGLVAGLVTHGVLNARRG, encoded by the coding sequence ATGACCTCTTCTTCCCCCGACCTCTCCCCCGCCGCGCGCACGCCGCTGCGGCCATTCGCCGATACGTCCCTGTCCGCGCTCGTCGCGGGTTTCGTCGCGATGATGACGGGCTACACCAGTTCGCTCGTGCTGATGTTCCAGGCGGGCCGCGCCGCGCATCTGACGGACGCACAGATCTCCTCCTGGATCTGGGCGCTGTCGATGGGCATGGCGCTCTGCACGATCGGCCTGTCGCTGCGGTTTCGCGCGCCCATCGTGGTCGCGTGGTCGACGCCCGGGGCGGCGCTGCTCGTTTCGTCGCTGCCGCACGTCGCCTATCCGGAGGCGATTGGCGCGTTCGTCGTGTGCGCGCTGCTGCTGACGCTGATCGGCCTCACCGGCTGGTTCGACACGCTGATGAAGCGGATTCCGGCTGGCATCGCGGCGGCGCTGCTGGCAGGCATCCTGTTCGAGATCGGCATCGAGATTTTCCGCGCTGCGCAATTCCAGACTGCGCTCGTGCTGGCAATGTTCTTCACCTACCTCGTCATCAAGCGTTTTGCGCCGCGCTATGCGATTCCGGCGACGCTCGTCGTCGGCACGGCCGTTGCAGGCGCGCTCGGGCTGCTCGATTTCAGCCGCTTTCATGTGGCCTTCGCCGTACCTGTGCTGACGCTGCCCGCGTTTTCGCTGTCGGCGGTGATCAGCATCGGCATTCCTCTGTTCGTCGTGGCGATGGCGTCGCAAAACGTGCCGGGCATCGCCGTGCTGCGCGCGGACGGCTACCAGACGCCGTCCGCGCCGCTGATCGCGACGACGGGGGCGGCTTCGCTGCTGCTCGCGCCGTTCGGCTCGCACGGCGTGAACCTCGCGGCGATCACGGCCGCCATCTGCACCGGGCGCGAAGCGCACGAAGACAGGAACAAACGCTATATGGCGGCCGTCTGGTGCGGCGTGTTCTATCTGATCGCGGGCATTTTCGGCGCGACGATCGCCGCGCTGTTCGGCTCGCTGCCGAAGGCGCTGGTGGTGTCGGTGGCGGCGCTCGCGCTGTTCGGCTCGATCATGAGCGGCCTCACTAACGCGATGCAGGACGCACGGCAGCGCGAAGCCGCGCTCGTCACGTTCATGGTGACGGCGTCCGGCCTGACGTTGCTGTCGATCGGTTCCGCGTTCTGGGGACTCGTCGCGGGACTGGTGACGCATGGCGTACTGAACGCACGGCGCGGCTGA
- a CDS encoding FUSC family protein: protein MALADPQPKPPGKPVTGTPPGTNDAVAARLAPRRTRIGRLVRAVTSPYYRYRHAKFFHSLRVGLAMLVSILATTGIDIPHGIWSSVTLLVVIGGLQHHGNIRKKAAERAAGTLLGATLGLALILQQNLFDSLTLTYVLMSVIAAVCAWFAIGSAGYVALLTAITMCIVAGHGDNMIETGLWRTLNVLIGIAIALAFSFALPLHATYSWRYLLADNLRECARIYTRMTTGVPVGSDEQVATFIRMGKRLVQLRSLMPSVAKEIDLPIAKLDEIQRLHRSMLSALEMLSTGTLAHPDRRDAFAQRCGEEANAVRLTLLAAARALRFAGATQFRMPDAATSSTPEAKQGAQIPCEEMAPDLQGPYWLAQRFAEQVERLRALLAASETNWNIERGATDAPARQ, encoded by the coding sequence ATGGCTCTCGCCGACCCGCAACCGAAGCCGCCTGGCAAGCCGGTCACCGGCACGCCGCCGGGAACGAACGACGCCGTCGCCGCGCGTCTTGCGCCTCGCCGCACGCGCATCGGCCGGCTCGTGCGCGCGGTCACGTCGCCTTATTACCGTTATCGCCACGCCAAGTTCTTCCACAGCCTGCGCGTCGGCCTCGCGATGCTCGTGTCGATCCTCGCGACGACGGGCATCGATATTCCGCACGGCATCTGGTCGTCGGTGACACTGCTGGTGGTGATCGGCGGCTTGCAGCATCACGGCAACATCCGCAAGAAAGCGGCGGAGCGCGCGGCGGGCACGCTGCTCGGCGCGACGCTCGGGCTTGCGCTGATCCTGCAGCAGAACCTGTTCGATTCGCTGACGCTTACCTACGTGCTGATGTCGGTGATTGCCGCCGTGTGCGCGTGGTTTGCGATCGGCAGCGCGGGTTACGTCGCGCTGCTGACGGCGATCACGATGTGCATCGTCGCGGGACACGGCGACAACATGATCGAAACGGGGCTCTGGCGCACGCTGAACGTGCTGATCGGCATTGCGATCGCGCTGGCGTTTTCGTTTGCGCTGCCGTTGCACGCGACGTACTCATGGCGCTATCTGCTCGCCGACAATCTGCGCGAATGCGCGCGCATCTACACGCGGATGACGACGGGCGTACCCGTCGGCAGCGACGAGCAGGTTGCCACGTTCATTCGCATGGGCAAGCGGCTGGTGCAGTTGCGATCGCTGATGCCGTCGGTGGCCAAGGAAATCGATCTGCCCATTGCGAAGCTAGATGAGATCCAGCGCTTGCATCGTTCGATGCTGAGCGCGCTCGAAATGCTGTCGACGGGCACGCTCGCGCATCCGGATCGGCGCGACGCGTTCGCGCAGCGCTGCGGCGAAGAGGCGAACGCGGTACGCCTGACGCTGCTCGCCGCCGCGCGCGCGTTGCGCTTCGCGGGCGCGACGCAGTTCCGGATGCCGGACGCGGCGACATCATCGACGCCGGAAGCGAAGCAGGGCGCCCAGATACCGTGCGAAGAAATGGCCCCTGATTTACAGGGGCCGTACTGGCTCGCGCAGCGCTTCGCCGAGCAGGTGGAACGCTTGCGCGCGCTGCTCGCGGCGAGCGAGACGAACTGGAACATCGAACGCGGCGCGACCGATGCGCCCGCGCGTCAATGA
- a CDS encoding TetR family transcriptional regulator has protein sequence MNQPKIKRDPEGTRRRILLAAAEEFANGGLFGARVDQIARRAETNERMLYYYFGSKEQLFTAVLEHAFSALTEAERTLDLAGVAPVEAVTRLAHFVWDYYRDHPELLRLVNNENLHEARYMQKSTRIREMISPIVATLGSILERGQRAGLFRTNVDPLRFYVTLSGMGYYIVSNRFTLEATLGRDFSAAAERSEVIQMNTEILLAYLMRR, from the coding sequence ATGAATCAGCCGAAAATCAAAAGAGATCCTGAAGGCACCCGTCGCCGCATTCTGCTCGCGGCGGCCGAAGAGTTCGCGAATGGTGGGTTGTTCGGCGCACGCGTCGACCAGATCGCCCGCCGCGCGGAGACCAATGAACGCATGCTCTACTACTACTTCGGTAGCAAGGAGCAGCTTTTCACGGCAGTCCTCGAACACGCGTTCAGTGCGCTCACGGAAGCCGAGCGCACGCTCGATCTCGCAGGCGTCGCGCCTGTCGAGGCCGTCACGCGGCTCGCGCATTTCGTGTGGGACTACTATCGCGATCACCCCGAATTGCTGAGACTCGTGAACAACGAGAATCTGCACGAGGCGCGCTATATGCAGAAGTCCACGCGCATTCGCGAAATGATCTCGCCGATCGTTGCCACGTTGGGCTCGATACTCGAGCGTGGCCAGCGCGCCGGCCTGTTTCGCACGAACGTCGATCCGCTGCGCTTCTATGTGACGCTGTCGGGGATGGGCTACTACATCGTGTCGAACCGCTTCACGCTCGAAGCCACGCTTGGCCGCGATTTCAGCGCAGCCGCCGAGCGCAGCGAAGTGATCCAGATGAACACCGAAATCCTGCTTGCGTATCTGATGCGTCGCTAA
- a CDS encoding DUF1841 family protein: MFNPSRDEVRRFFTDTWRKQRAGEILTPLEAIAADWIIEHPEYHAELKDAEAASAQDYSPERGQTNPFLHLSMHLAISEQLSIDQPPGIRAAHDRLAARLGSTHDAQHAIMECLGETIWEAQRTNTPPDTDAYLQRIERRASRD; the protein is encoded by the coding sequence ATGTTCAATCCCAGCCGCGACGAAGTCCGCCGTTTTTTCACCGACACCTGGCGCAAGCAGCGCGCGGGTGAAATCCTGACGCCGCTCGAAGCGATCGCCGCCGACTGGATCATCGAGCATCCGGAGTATCACGCCGAACTCAAGGACGCCGAGGCCGCCTCGGCGCAGGACTACTCGCCCGAACGCGGGCAGACCAATCCATTCCTGCATCTGTCGATGCATCTCGCGATCAGCGAGCAGTTGTCGATTGATCAGCCGCCCGGCATTCGCGCCGCGCACGACCGGCTCGCTGCGCGCCTCGGTTCCACGCACGACGCGCAGCACGCGATCATGGAATGCCTCGGCGAAACGATCTGGGAAGCGCAGCGCACCAACACGCCGCCCGATACGGACGCCTATCTGCAGCGCATCGAGCGCCGCGCGTCGCGCGACTGA